In a single window of the Streptomyces sp. CGMCC 4.7035 genome:
- a CDS encoding ribonuclease J has translation MSHPHPELKAAPPLPEGGLRVIALGGLGEIGRNMTVFEHAGKLLIVDCGVLFPEETQPGVDVILPDFTSIRDRLDDIVAVVLTHGHEDHIGGVPYLLRERSDIPVVGSKLTLAFLEAKLKEHGIRPRTVRVREGDRRGFGPFDCEFVAVNHSIPDSLAVAIRTRAGMVLHTGDFKMDQFPLDYRITDLRAFARLGEEGVDLFLTDSTNAEVPGFTTSERELNPAIEQVMRTAPRRVIVSSFASHVHRIQQVLDAAHQHGRKVAFVGRSMVRNMGIARDLGYLKVPSGLVVSTKELEKLPDHKITLVCTGSQGEPMAALSRMANRDHMIRIGKDDTVLLASSLIPGNENAIYRVINGLTRWGAHVVHKGNAKVHVSGHASAGELVYCYNIVKPRNVMPVHGEWRHLRANADLAIRTGVDPDRIVIAEDGVVVDLVDGRASITGKVPAGNVYVDGMEVGGATEASLKDRLTLAAEGVVTVVAIVDADTGALAEAPDFLARGFVHDDTTFEPVIPVIEKTLATAAEEGVGDARQLEQLLARAVANWAFRTYRRKPLIIPVIIDA, from the coding sequence ATGAGTCATCCGCACCCCGAGCTGAAAGCCGCCCCGCCCCTTCCCGAAGGAGGGCTGCGGGTCATCGCCCTGGGCGGCCTGGGGGAGATCGGCCGCAACATGACCGTCTTCGAGCACGCGGGCAAGCTGCTCATCGTCGACTGCGGCGTACTCTTCCCCGAGGAGACTCAGCCCGGCGTGGACGTGATCCTGCCGGACTTCACCTCGATCCGGGACCGGCTGGACGACATCGTGGCCGTGGTACTCACCCACGGCCACGAGGACCACATCGGCGGCGTGCCGTACCTGCTGCGCGAGCGGTCCGACATTCCCGTCGTCGGCTCCAAGCTGACGCTGGCGTTCCTGGAGGCCAAGCTCAAGGAACACGGCATCCGACCGCGCACGGTGCGGGTGCGGGAGGGCGACCGGCGCGGCTTCGGGCCCTTCGACTGCGAGTTCGTGGCGGTCAACCACTCCATCCCCGACAGCCTCGCGGTCGCGATCCGCACCCGGGCCGGGATGGTGCTGCACACCGGCGACTTCAAGATGGACCAGTTCCCTCTCGACTACCGCATCACCGATCTACGCGCCTTCGCCCGCCTCGGCGAGGAGGGCGTGGACCTGTTCCTCACCGACTCCACCAACGCCGAAGTACCCGGCTTCACCACCTCCGAGCGAGAGCTGAACCCGGCGATCGAGCAGGTGATGCGCACCGCGCCGCGCCGGGTCATCGTCTCCAGCTTCGCCAGCCACGTGCACCGCATCCAGCAGGTCCTGGACGCCGCCCACCAGCACGGCCGCAAGGTCGCCTTCGTCGGCCGGTCGATGGTCCGCAACATGGGCATCGCCCGTGACCTGGGCTATCTGAAGGTCCCCTCCGGTCTGGTCGTGAGCACGAAGGAGCTGGAGAAGCTCCCGGACCACAAGATCACGCTGGTGTGCACCGGCTCCCAGGGCGAACCGATGGCCGCGCTGTCACGGATGGCCAACCGCGACCACATGATCCGCATCGGCAAGGACGACACCGTCCTGCTCGCCAGCTCCCTCATCCCCGGCAACGAGAACGCCATCTACCGGGTGATCAACGGACTCACCCGGTGGGGCGCCCACGTGGTCCACAAGGGCAACGCCAAAGTGCACGTCTCCGGACATGCCAGCGCGGGCGAGCTCGTCTACTGCTACAACATCGTCAAACCCCGCAACGTCATGCCCGTGCACGGCGAATGGCGACACCTGCGGGCCAACGCCGACCTCGCCATCCGTACCGGTGTCGACCCCGACCGGATCGTCATCGCCGAGGACGGCGTCGTCGTCGACCTGGTCGACGGGCGCGCATCCATCACCGGCAAGGTCCCCGCCGGCAACGTCTACGTGGACGGCATGGAAGTCGGCGGCGCCACCGAAGCGTCCCTCAAGGACCGCCTCACCCTCGCGGCCGAAGGCGTGGTCACGGTGGTGGCGATCGTCGACGCGGACACCGGCGCCCTCGCCGAGGCCCCCGACTTCCTGGCCCGCGGCTTCGTCCACGACGACACCACCTTCGAGCCGGTCATCCCCGTCATCGAGAAGACCCTGGCCACTGCGGCCGAGGAAGGCGTCGGGGACGCGCGCCAACTCGAACAACTCCTCGCCCGCGCCGTCGCGAACTGGGCGTTCCGCACCTACCGCCGCAAGCCCCTCATCATCCCCGTCATCATCGACGCCTGA
- a CDS encoding cold-shock protein: protein MATGTVKWFNAEKGFGFIAQDGGGPDVFAHYSAINSTGFRELQEGQAVTFDVTQGQKGPQAENINLA, encoded by the coding sequence ATGGCTACGGGAACTGTGAAGTGGTTCAACGCGGAGAAGGGCTTCGGCTTCATCGCCCAGGACGGCGGCGGCCCGGATGTCTTCGCGCACTACTCCGCGATCAACTCCACAGGCTTTCGTGAGCTCCAGGAGGGCCAGGCCGTGACGTTCGACGTCACCCAGGGCCAGAAGGGCCCGCAGGCCGAGAACATCAACCTGGCCTGA
- a CDS encoding helix-turn-helix domain-containing protein produces the protein MTADDTFGRLDDDDYPAYTMGRAAEMLGTTPGFLRALGEARLITPLRSEGGHRRYSRYQLRIAARARELVDRGTPIEAACRIVILEDQLEEAQRINAEYRRAAESANPTAAE, from the coding sequence ATGACAGCAGATGACACGTTCGGCCGTCTCGACGACGACGATTACCCCGCCTACACCATGGGCCGGGCCGCCGAGATGCTCGGTACCACCCCCGGCTTCCTCCGCGCCCTCGGCGAAGCCCGCCTGATCACCCCCCTGCGCTCCGAAGGCGGCCACCGCCGCTACTCCCGCTACCAGCTGCGCATCGCCGCCCGCGCCCGGGAACTCGTCGATCGGGGCACCCCCATCGAGGCCGCCTGCCGGATCGTCATCCTCGAAGACCAGCTCGAGGAAGCCCAGCGCATCAACGCCGAATATCGCCGCGCCGCCGAATCAGCGAACCCAACGGCAGCAGAATGA
- a CDS encoding SCO5918 family protein: MRCVIARFPFELTKGGVLESMKGIKPEPVTGESVIIGRRHYPVKQVGQVITRQDRRDFSAAEVLRAMTQLGFTCRALPEAAPVGIPGSLQHASAMLGTVPIQ, from the coding sequence ATGCGCTGCGTCATCGCCCGCTTCCCCTTCGAACTCACCAAGGGCGGAGTGCTGGAATCGATGAAGGGCATCAAGCCCGAACCGGTCACCGGAGAATCGGTGATCATCGGCCGCCGCCACTACCCCGTCAAGCAAGTCGGTCAAGTCATCACCCGCCAGGACCGCCGTGACTTCAGCGCCGCAGAAGTTCTCCGGGCCATGACTCAGCTCGGCTTCACCTGCCGCGCCCTCCCCGAGGCCGCGCCTGTGGGCATCCCCGGCTCGCTGCAGCACGCCTCCGCGATGCTCGGCACCGTTCCTATTCAGTGA
- a CDS encoding DEAD/DEAH box helicase, with product MNRTRTNVRSRHGSADAGEGGSRMGSQASRRSGGPARSGGYGRRPAAAQGEFALPRTITPALPPVAGFADLDMPEHLLTELGKQGVTAPFPIQGATLPNSLAGRDVLGRGRTGSGKTLAFGLALLARTAGQRAEPRRPLGLILVPTRELAQQVTDALTPYARSVRLRLATVVGGMSIGRQAGALRGGAEVVVATPGRLKDLIDRGDCRLNHVGITVLDEADQMADMGFMPQVTALLDQVRPEGQRMLFSATLDRNVDLLVRRYLTDPVVHSVDPSAGTVTTMEHHVLHVHGADKSAATTEIAARDGRVIMFLDTKHAVDRLTQDLLNSGVRAAALHGGKSQPQRTRTLAQFKTGHVTVLVATNVAARGIHVDNLDLVVNVDPPTDHKDYLHRSGRTARAGESGSVVTLVTPNQRRGMVRLMSDAGIRPQTTQIRSGDEALSRITGAQAPSGIPVVITAPVVESPKRSASSRGRRRLSSATRRAPVRRPVLDTVA from the coding sequence ATGAACCGCACACGCACGAACGTCCGCTCCCGTCACGGCAGTGCCGACGCCGGAGAGGGCGGCAGCCGCATGGGCTCGCAGGCATCGCGCCGTTCCGGCGGCCCCGCCCGTTCCGGCGGTTACGGCCGCCGGCCAGCCGCAGCGCAAGGTGAGTTCGCGCTGCCCAGGACGATCACCCCCGCGCTGCCCCCCGTTGCGGGCTTCGCTGATCTCGACATGCCCGAGCACCTGCTGACCGAACTCGGCAAGCAGGGTGTGACCGCACCGTTCCCGATCCAGGGAGCGACGCTGCCGAACTCCCTGGCGGGCCGTGACGTACTGGGCCGCGGGCGCACCGGTTCCGGCAAGACCCTCGCCTTCGGCCTCGCCCTGCTCGCCCGTACCGCTGGGCAGCGTGCTGAACCCCGCCGGCCGCTGGGGCTGATCCTCGTACCGACGCGCGAGCTGGCGCAGCAGGTGACCGACGCGCTCACACCGTACGCCCGTTCCGTCAGGCTGCGGCTGGCCACGGTGGTGGGCGGCATGTCGATCGGCCGGCAGGCCGGCGCGCTGCGCGGCGGGGCCGAGGTCGTCGTCGCGACGCCCGGACGGCTCAAGGACCTCATCGACCGTGGCGACTGCAGGCTGAACCACGTGGGCATCACGGTGCTGGACGAGGCCGACCAGATGGCCGACATGGGTTTCATGCCGCAGGTCACCGCGTTGCTCGACCAGGTGCGTCCGGAGGGACAGCGGATGCTGTTCTCCGCCACCTTGGACCGTAACGTCGACCTGCTGGTTCGCCGCTATCTGACCGACCCCGTCGTGCATTCGGTCGACCCGTCGGCCGGTACGGTCACGACGATGGAGCACCACGTCCTGCACGTCCATGGCGCCGACAAGTCCGCCGCCACGACCGAGATCGCCGCCCGCGACGGCCGCGTGATCATGTTCCTGGACACCAAGCACGCCGTCGACCGGCTGACCCAGGACCTGCTCAACAGCGGGGTACGCGCCGCCGCGCTGCATGGCGGCAAGTCGCAGCCGCAACGCACCCGCACACTGGCGCAGTTCAAGACGGGGCACGTCACCGTGCTGGTGGCAACCAATGTCGCGGCGCGCGGCATCCACGTCGACAACCTCGACCTGGTCGTCAACGTCGATCCTCCGACCGACCACAAGGACTACCTCCACCGCAGCGGCCGTACCGCCCGCGCCGGCGAGTCCGGCAGCGTCGTCACGCTCGTCACACCGAACCAGCGCCGCGGCATGGTCCGCCTCATGTCGGACGCCGGAATCAGGCCCCAGACCACCCAGATCCGCTCGGGAGACGAGGCCCTGAGCCGGATCACCGGCGCCCAGGCCCCGTCCGGCATCCCGGTCGTCATCACCGCACCGGTGGTCGAAAGCCCCAAGCGCAGCGCCTCCTCCCGAGGCCGACGCCGCCTTTCCTCGGCGACCCGGCGCGCCCCCGTACGCCGGCCCGTCCTCGACACGGTGGCCTAG
- a CDS encoding cold-shock protein yields the protein MATGTVKWFNAEKGFGFIEQDGGGADVFAHYSNIAAQGFRELLEGQKVTFDIAQGQKGPTAENIVPA from the coding sequence ATGGCTACTGGTACCGTGAAGTGGTTCAACGCGGAAAAGGGCTTCGGCTTCATCGAGCAGGACGGTGGCGGCGCCGACGTGTTCGCCCACTACTCGAACATTGCCGCGCAGGGCTTCCGTGAGCTCCTCGAAGGCCAGAAGGTAACCTTCGACATCGCGCAGGGCCAGAAGGGCCCGACGGCCGAGAACATCGTTCCGGCCTGA
- a CDS encoding pirin family protein yields the protein MSNLDREAVPAVCGGRGFVVAEPVRELLSPRRVQLGESTEVRRLLPNLGRRMVGAWCFVDHYGPDDIADEPGMQVPPHPHMGLQTVSWLHEGEVLHRDSTGSLRTIHPRQLGLMTSGRAISHSEESPKSHARFLHGAQLWVALPDSHRHTEPRFEYHAELPVITAPGLTATLILGEVDGATSPGTTYTPIVGADLSLARGADVRLPLEADFEYAVLSMSGEARVDGVPVLPGSMLYLGCGRTELPLHAESDAGLMLLGGEPFEEELIMWWNFIGRSQEDIAQARSDWMTGTRFGEVKGYDGDPLPAPELPSVPLKRRGRVR from the coding sequence ATGAGCAATCTTGATCGCGAGGCGGTGCCCGCCGTGTGCGGTGGCCGCGGGTTCGTGGTGGCGGAGCCGGTGCGTGAGCTCCTCAGTCCGCGCCGGGTCCAGCTCGGTGAGTCCACGGAAGTGCGCCGTCTGCTGCCCAACCTGGGCCGCCGCATGGTGGGCGCGTGGTGCTTCGTCGATCACTACGGGCCGGACGACATCGCGGACGAGCCGGGGATGCAGGTCCCACCGCACCCGCACATGGGATTGCAGACAGTGAGCTGGCTGCACGAGGGCGAGGTGCTGCATCGTGACTCGACCGGCAGCCTCCGGACCATCCACCCGCGCCAGCTGGGACTGATGACCTCGGGCCGGGCGATCAGCCACTCCGAGGAGAGCCCGAAGTCGCACGCGCGCTTCCTGCACGGCGCACAGCTGTGGGTGGCCCTGCCGGACAGCCACCGCCACACCGAACCGCGCTTCGAGTACCACGCCGAGCTGCCCGTGATCACGGCGCCCGGCCTCACGGCCACGCTGATCCTGGGCGAGGTCGACGGCGCGACGTCGCCCGGTACGACGTACACCCCCATCGTGGGCGCCGATCTGTCCCTCGCGCGTGGCGCGGACGTACGACTCCCGCTGGAGGCGGACTTCGAGTACGCGGTCCTGTCGATGTCCGGCGAGGCCCGCGTCGACGGCGTCCCCGTCCTGCCGGGCTCGATGCTCTACCTCGGCTGCGGCCGCACCGAACTCCCGCTGCACGCCGAGTCGGACGCGGGCCTGATGCTCCTGGGCGGCGAGCCGTTCGAGGAAGAGCTGATCATGTGGTGGAACTTCATCGGGCGGTCGCAGGAGGACATCGCACAGGCCCGGTCTGACTGGATGACCGGGACGAGATTCGGTGAGGTGAAGGGGTATGACGGCGATCCGTTGCCTGCTCCGGAACTGCCGTCTGTGCCGTTGAAACGGCGGGGAAGGGTGCGCTGA
- a CDS encoding MarR family winged helix-turn-helix transcriptional regulator, translated as MSTTPEGPTPGFYVWRLSTKWRVAVDRAVAPLGLTHAQYSVVATLFGMHRAGRRPSQRQLADHTGLEALYISKLARALETAGLVNRTRDPADPRAMQLSLTTRGREVAQQAIEVVHRLLEQLLQPLGGLDSARTKEFTRELRTLLDVPLDPSIADGGAGGVIEFKKEQEEQS; from the coding sequence ATGAGTACGACTCCTGAGGGCCCGACGCCCGGTTTCTACGTCTGGCGGCTGTCGACGAAGTGGCGCGTGGCCGTCGACCGGGCGGTCGCACCCCTGGGTCTGACCCATGCGCAGTACTCGGTGGTGGCAACGCTGTTCGGCATGCACCGAGCCGGCCGGCGGCCCAGCCAGCGGCAGCTCGCCGACCACACCGGCCTCGAGGCGCTCTACATCTCCAAACTCGCCCGCGCCCTGGAGACGGCCGGTCTCGTAAACCGGACGCGCGATCCGGCTGACCCCCGGGCCATGCAGCTCTCCCTCACCACACGGGGGCGGGAGGTCGCACAGCAGGCGATCGAGGTGGTGCACCGGCTGCTTGAGCAGCTCCTTCAGCCGCTGGGCGGCCTCGACAGCGCCCGCACGAAGGAGTTCACGCGCGAGCTGCGGACCTTGCTCGACGTGCCGCTCGACCCGTCCATCGCCGACGGCGGCGCAGGAGGCGTCATCGAATTCAAGAAGGAGCAGGAGGAGCAGTCATGA
- a CDS encoding MarR family winged helix-turn-helix transcriptional regulator: MTSTTPIVNGQLIGLTHYASRALLERVLARSGTTFPQSVALRAIADNGGDAERAGLVDRVTAALKFSDDAAARLAVEELVAAKLLDTPTADRVSLTDSGRELFDSIQAGGREIASQLYAGIPQEDLETAGRVLTVVLERANAELAAV; this comes from the coding sequence ATGACCAGCACCACTCCCATCGTCAACGGTCAGCTCATAGGCCTCACCCACTACGCGAGCCGGGCACTGCTGGAGAGAGTGCTCGCTCGCTCCGGCACCACGTTCCCCCAGTCGGTGGCCCTGCGCGCCATCGCGGACAACGGCGGCGACGCCGAGCGCGCCGGGCTCGTGGACCGCGTGACCGCCGCGCTCAAGTTCAGCGACGACGCGGCGGCCCGGCTGGCCGTGGAGGAACTGGTCGCCGCGAAGCTTCTGGACACTCCCACGGCGGACCGGGTGTCCCTCACGGACAGCGGCCGGGAGCTGTTCGACAGCATCCAGGCCGGCGGCAGGGAGATCGCCTCCCAGCTCTACGCGGGCATACCGCAGGAGGACCTGGAGACCGCCGGACGCGTGCTGACCGTGGTACTCGAGCGCGCGAACGCCGAGCTGGCGGCCGTGTAG
- a CDS encoding tetratricopeptide repeat protein, with product METTYYDLGTPAERWERAQKFFDAKEYYEAAQVLKKLVEEVPEQTGPRLLLARAYYHSAQLGRAENELRALVERDPVEHYARLMLGRTLQRQGRHDEAESHLRIASALAGDFTEV from the coding sequence GTGGAAACTACGTACTACGACCTCGGGACGCCTGCGGAGCGCTGGGAGCGGGCACAGAAGTTCTTCGACGCCAAGGAGTACTACGAGGCGGCACAGGTCCTGAAGAAGCTGGTCGAGGAGGTGCCGGAGCAGACCGGCCCGCGCCTGCTGCTGGCGCGCGCGTACTACCACTCGGCCCAACTCGGCCGCGCCGAGAACGAGTTGCGCGCCCTCGTGGAGCGCGACCCGGTGGAGCACTACGCCCGGCTGATGCTGGGGCGCACGCTCCAGCGTCAGGGACGCCATGACGAGGCCGAGTCGCATCTGCGGATCGCCTCGGCCCTCGCGGGTGACTTCACGGAGGTGTGA
- a CDS encoding PepSY-associated TM helix domain-containing protein translates to MTTAPTSTTDEAPRPVVPARSRWAPLRALVLRLHFYAGVLVAPFLLVAALTGFLYAGAFQAEKIVYAHEMTVPAGDTKLPISEQVAAARKAHPEGTLSAVRPSPAKDATTRVLLSGVPGVGGGHTLAVFVDPYTGKVRGALEQYGSTGALPLRTWIDEFHRDLHLGENGRLYSELAASWLWVIAGGGLVLWFARRRSQRKVRGTSGRRRTLGLHGTVGVWAAAGFFFLSATGLTWSTYAGANIDELRTSLGQATPSVSAAASGEHAGHGSSAATGSGEHGVGLDKVLSAARAKGLSDPVEIVPPADASSAYVVKQIQRSWPEKQDAVAVDPATGAVTDVLRFADHPVLAKLTRWGIDLHTGVLFGLVNQIALMALALSLVLLIVWGYRMWWQRGRARAFGRPIPRGAWQQVPPQILVPCMAAIAVLGYFVPLLGIPLAAFIVVDVVLGEIAHRRGRRTDGGRVA, encoded by the coding sequence ATGACCACCGCTCCCACGTCCACGACGGACGAGGCCCCGCGGCCCGTCGTCCCCGCACGTTCCAGATGGGCGCCCCTGCGCGCCCTGGTGCTGCGCCTGCACTTCTACGCCGGCGTCCTCGTCGCTCCGTTCCTGCTGGTCGCCGCCCTGACCGGATTCCTGTACGCGGGCGCGTTCCAGGCCGAGAAGATCGTGTACGCGCACGAGATGACCGTCCCGGCCGGCGACACCAAGCTGCCGATCAGCGAGCAGGTCGCCGCCGCCCGCAAGGCACACCCCGAGGGCACGCTGTCGGCCGTACGGCCCTCCCCGGCGAAGGACGCCACCACCAGGGTGCTGCTGTCCGGCGTCCCCGGCGTGGGCGGGGGGCACACGCTCGCCGTCTTCGTCGACCCGTACACGGGCAAGGTGCGCGGCGCGCTGGAGCAGTACGGCTCCACCGGCGCGCTGCCGCTGCGGACCTGGATCGACGAGTTCCACCGCGACCTGCACCTCGGCGAGAACGGCCGCCTGTACAGCGAACTGGCCGCCAGCTGGCTGTGGGTGATCGCCGGTGGCGGTCTCGTGCTGTGGTTCGCGCGCCGGCGTTCACAGCGCAAGGTGCGCGGTACGAGCGGGCGGCGCCGCACCCTCGGGCTGCACGGAACGGTCGGTGTCTGGGCCGCGGCCGGATTCTTCTTCCTGTCCGCGACCGGACTGACCTGGTCCACGTACGCCGGTGCCAACATCGACGAACTGCGCACCTCGCTCGGCCAGGCCACCCCCTCGGTCTCGGCGGCCGCGAGCGGCGAACACGCGGGCCACGGCTCCTCGGCGGCGACCGGGAGCGGAGAGCACGGCGTGGGCCTCGACAAGGTCCTCTCCGCGGCGCGGGCGAAGGGGTTGAGCGACCCCGTGGAAATCGTCCCGCCCGCCGACGCGTCCTCCGCGTACGTCGTCAAGCAGATCCAGCGCAGCTGGCCCGAGAAGCAGGACGCGGTGGCCGTCGACCCGGCCACCGGCGCGGTCACGGACGTGCTGCGCTTCGCCGACCACCCGGTCCTGGCCAAGCTGACCCGCTGGGGCATCGACCTGCACACCGGCGTCCTGTTCGGGCTCGTCAACCAGATCGCCCTGATGGCCCTCGCCCTGTCCCTGGTCCTGCTGATCGTGTGGGGCTACCGCATGTGGTGGCAGCGCGGCCGGGCCCGCGCGTTCGGGCGGCCGATCCCGCGCGGCGCGTGGCAGCAGGTCCCGCCGCAGATCCTCGTCCCGTGCATGGCGGCCATCGCGGTCCTCGGCTACTTCGTGCCGCTGCTCGGCATTCCGCTGGCGGCTTTCATCGTGGTGGACGTCGTCCTCGGCGAGATCGCCCACCGACGGGGCAGGCGCACCGACGGCGGCCGGGTGGCGTAG